From the Wolbachia endosymbiont (group B) of Protocalliphora azurea genome, one window contains:
- the radC gene encoding RadC family protein, with the protein MKDYKKGHRKRLRERIILDNGQSLLDYEILEHILYSAYSRIDVKPVAKSLIENLGSLNKVFNADLEALQNIEGVNNAAISAIFCVKQAFVRSAREEIKDLPIINNWENLLDYLKVSIGSLNKENFRVIYMNKRYRLIAEDLQNFGTVDQTPIYVREIIRRALLIGSTSIVISHNHPSGDIQPSSSDMFLTRQLAEACKSIGIELIDHIIITFSSYFSFKENRLLLE; encoded by the coding sequence AGCGCCTAAGAGAGAGAATTATTTTAGATAACGGACAATCATTGCTTGATTATGAGATTTTAGAACACATTTTATATTCAGCATATAGTAGAATCGATGTAAAGCCAGTAGCAAAGAGTTTGATAGAAAATTTGGGCAGTTTAAATAAAGTTTTTAATGCCGATTTAGAAGCACTGCAAAATATTGAAGGAGTTAATAATGCAGCCATATCTGCTATCTTTTGTGTGAAACAGGCTTTTGTTCGTTCTGCACGAGAAGAAATAAAGGACCTACCTATAATCAATAACTGGGAAAATTTGCTTGATTATTTAAAAGTAAGTATAGGAAGCCTTAATAAAGAAAATTTTCGCGTCATCTATATGAATAAAAGATATCGTCTAATAGCGGAAGATCTGCAGAACTTTGGTACAGTAGATCAAACTCCTATTTACGTTAGAGAGATCATAAGACGCGCTCTTTTGATTGGCTCAACATCGATTGTAATATCCCACAATCACCCAAGTGGAGATATACAGCCTTCAAGTAGCGATATGTTTCTCACTAGACAGCTTGCAGAAGCTTGCAAAAGCATAGGAATAGAATTAATAGATCATATTATTATCACATTTAGTAGCTATTTTAGTTTCAAGGAAAATAGGCTTTTATTAGAGTAG